A region of Myxococcus stipitatus DSM 14675 DNA encodes the following proteins:
- the nfi gene encoding deoxyribonuclease V (cleaves DNA at apurinic or apyrimidinic sites) gives MELQVGWHRWDVTPKEAVEIQRELRSKVVLQPPPGLKVERIAGADVSTEKGRDTGYGGIVVLDAGSLTPVAQAGSAVPLRFPYVPGLLSFRELPVVAEAWARLEVRPDVLIFDGHGIAHPRRLGIACHGGLLLGVPSIGCAKSLLVGKHGRLGAARGSTSPILHKDEVVGMAVRTRKSVQPVYVSPGHLMDLPTAVEWVLRASPKYREPETTRHAHRMVNALRRADGEAAELE, from the coding sequence ATGGAGCTTCAGGTGGGATGGCATCGCTGGGACGTCACGCCGAAGGAGGCGGTGGAGATTCAGCGTGAGCTGCGGTCGAAGGTGGTGCTCCAGCCGCCTCCTGGGTTGAAGGTGGAGCGAATCGCGGGCGCGGATGTGTCCACCGAGAAGGGGCGGGACACCGGCTATGGCGGCATCGTGGTGTTGGACGCGGGCTCGCTGACGCCCGTGGCGCAGGCGGGCTCGGCGGTGCCCCTGCGGTTTCCGTATGTGCCTGGGCTGTTGTCGTTTCGCGAGCTGCCGGTGGTGGCGGAGGCCTGGGCGCGGCTCGAGGTGCGGCCGGATGTGCTCATCTTCGACGGACACGGCATCGCGCATCCGAGGCGGCTGGGCATCGCGTGTCATGGCGGCTTGTTGTTGGGGGTGCCGTCCATCGGCTGCGCCAAGTCCCTGCTCGTGGGGAAGCACGGCCGGTTGGGAGCGGCGCGAGGCTCCACGTCGCCCATCCTCCACAAGGACGAGGTCGTGGGGATGGCCGTCCGCACGCGCAAGTCGGTGCAGCCCGTCTACGTGTCACCGGGCCACTTGATGGACCTGCCCACGGCGGTGGAGTGGGTGCTGCGCGCGAGCCCGAAGTACCGGGAGCCGGAGACGACACGTCACGCGCATCGGATGGTGAATGCCTTGCGGCGCGCGGATGGTGAGGCCGCGGAGCTGGAGTGA
- a CDS encoding DUF2267 domain-containing protein: MADKREQEGQDTPRGTTRELPIEVRRARRSAAHASQTYAAFLQHLCERGGMSPAVAERAAVSVLCAVEQRISSGETRDLEAQLPRKLSELLHRCERHEAAMPGGFGREALLEHVGSDLSLHPDAVAPVVRAVLNAVRDQISEGEAEDVMDQLPEDLKELWRRPS; the protein is encoded by the coding sequence ATGGCGGACAAGCGGGAGCAGGAGGGCCAGGACACGCCGCGCGGCACCACGCGCGAGCTGCCCATCGAAGTCCGCCGCGCGCGGAGGAGCGCCGCGCACGCGAGCCAGACCTATGCGGCCTTCCTCCAGCATCTGTGCGAGCGGGGAGGCATGTCGCCTGCGGTCGCCGAGCGGGCGGCGGTGTCCGTGCTCTGCGCGGTGGAGCAGCGAATCTCCAGCGGAGAGACACGGGACCTGGAGGCGCAGCTTCCGCGCAAGCTGTCGGAGCTGTTGCACCGCTGTGAGCGCCACGAGGCCGCGATGCCCGGCGGCTTCGGGCGCGAGGCGCTGCTCGAGCACGTGGGCTCGGACCTGTCGCTCCACCCGGACGCCGTGGCGCCCGTCGTGCGAGCGGTGCTCAACGCGGTGAGGGATCAGATCTCCGAGGGCGAGGCCGAGGACGTCATGGACCAGCTCCCCGAGGACTTGAAGGAGCTGTGGCGTCGCCCGAGCTGA
- a CDS encoding RNA polymerase sigma factor, with translation MYEQLSDDELFAEVVRRRATGEPIGGPLGTLVQRWGRPARYVISKIQSSYGRGSPADADELYQDAVGKFIDRGLDQFRGVSEQMPGRSASPKTFFLRIVKHVAIDFYRRHREELAAPPSDPDDAMEEPPSERARAMEMGRRTEERADAQELYWAAFARLQQEHPKEASAWELYHHEDVEDHEECARRLNITVVNSYKRVSRAQAYLKLYLLDLQRESPRGEEA, from the coding sequence GTGTACGAGCAGCTCTCGGATGACGAATTGTTCGCGGAGGTCGTGCGACGCCGCGCCACGGGTGAGCCCATTGGAGGCCCACTCGGTACGTTGGTTCAACGATGGGGCCGGCCTGCCCGGTACGTCATCAGCAAGATTCAGTCGAGCTACGGCCGAGGGTCCCCCGCGGACGCGGACGAGCTCTACCAAGACGCGGTCGGCAAGTTCATCGACCGTGGGCTGGACCAGTTTCGGGGTGTCTCCGAGCAGATGCCGGGCCGGAGTGCGTCTCCCAAGACGTTCTTCCTGCGCATCGTCAAGCACGTGGCCATCGACTTCTACCGGCGGCACCGCGAAGAGCTCGCGGCGCCTCCGTCAGACCCCGATGACGCCATGGAAGAGCCGCCTTCCGAGCGGGCTCGCGCGATGGAGATGGGCCGAAGGACCGAGGAGCGGGCGGACGCCCAGGAGCTGTACTGGGCCGCGTTCGCACGACTCCAGCAGGAGCACCCCAAGGAAGCCTCGGCATGGGAGCTGTACCACCACGAGGACGTAGAGGACCACGAGGAATGCGCCCGTCGCCTGAACATCACCGTGGTCAACTCGTACAAGCGCGTCAGCCGCGCCCAGGCCTACTTGAAGCTCTACCTGCTGGATCTCCAGCGCGAGTCACCACGCGGGGAGGAAGCGTGA
- a CDS encoding metallophosphoesterase — protein sequence MSPRTIVIGDLHGCHDEALELLAKVGATSSDRVIFAGDLVDRGPKRRECVELAMRHEAVLGNHEETQLQQRHRAAERLTPDHLETRQVLEPEHFEWMARLPHYLRLPEHNAIVVHAGMMPGRPVEAQDPYHLLHAQCIQPPTKKSYWPSKAPADWKFWTHYWQGPERVIFGHTVFDKPLVTEYAVGIDTGCVYGRSLTAVVLPTWELVSVPARKTYRGGKDVAKFPIHGDVCVYS from the coding sequence ATGTCCCCCCGCACCATCGTCATCGGAGACCTCCATGGCTGCCATGACGAGGCCCTGGAGCTGCTCGCCAAGGTGGGCGCCACCTCCAGCGACCGCGTCATCTTCGCCGGAGACCTGGTCGACCGGGGCCCGAAGCGGCGCGAGTGCGTGGAGCTGGCCATGCGGCACGAGGCCGTCCTCGGCAACCACGAGGAGACCCAGCTCCAGCAGCGCCACCGCGCCGCGGAGCGCCTCACTCCGGACCACCTGGAGACCCGTCAGGTGCTGGAGCCCGAGCACTTCGAGTGGATGGCCCGGCTGCCCCACTACCTCCGGCTGCCGGAGCACAACGCCATCGTCGTGCACGCCGGCATGATGCCCGGCCGCCCCGTCGAGGCGCAGGACCCGTACCACCTGCTCCATGCGCAGTGCATCCAGCCACCGACGAAGAAGAGCTACTGGCCCTCCAAGGCACCGGCGGACTGGAAGTTCTGGACCCACTACTGGCAAGGGCCGGAGCGGGTCATCTTCGGGCACACCGTCTTCGACAAGCCCCTCGTCACCGAGTACGCGGTGGGCATCGACACCGGCTGCGTGTACGGCCGCTCATTGACCGCGGTGGTGCTCCCGACCTGGGAGCTGGTCTCCGTCCCCGCACGGAAGACCTACCGGGGCGGCAAGGACGTGGCGAAGTTCCCGATTCACGGCGACGTGTGCGTCTACTCCTAG
- a CDS encoding Mov34/MPN/PAD-1 family protein, with the protein MSKQEVCLLIGRDETVLWCDASDSPVLLPDSRARWEAIWRWRHELVEVAHSHPEGPLGFSSEDETTMAALTQALGRAPRFSVVAPEGMVARVEGQDVHVPDEPWWTEPLREASGMCPAGRPLSSGDATAPSSPRGAGP; encoded by the coding sequence ATGTCGAAGCAAGAGGTGTGTCTGCTCATCGGCCGGGACGAGACGGTGCTGTGGTGCGATGCCTCCGACAGCCCCGTCCTGCTTCCGGACTCACGCGCGCGGTGGGAAGCCATCTGGCGCTGGCGGCACGAGCTCGTCGAAGTGGCGCACAGCCACCCCGAGGGCCCGCTGGGCTTCTCCTCCGAGGATGAGACCACGATGGCCGCGCTGACGCAGGCGCTCGGACGCGCGCCGCGCTTCTCCGTCGTGGCACCGGAGGGCATGGTCGCTCGCGTCGAGGGGCAGGACGTGCATGTCCCCGACGAGCCGTGGTGGACGGAGCCCCTGCGCGAGGCCTCCGGGATGTGCCCAGCGGGTCGGCCGCTCAGCTCGGGCGACGCCACAGCTCCTTCAAGTCCTCGGGGAGCTGGTCCATGA
- a CDS encoding vWA domain-containing protein has product MSTPQNTTLIPETQRGPAERLLDLVLSGSAHLWHNRPGLDVNGTWVAAAYATPAQRTVGKPVKPGLFVPAAVKLYRQLLDIYQLNSVLMAHFASYALTQTDWRDLKVATCALMLVQSHAGLPVKGDGGEVAFHDDDWRAIGEAMVLHYERKSTRMLTPKAVLRVAELLEQPEIARLNREAGFGDPASRKPPLGRWKRVAARWLAAREANVSMLQGLVKAGYKETLKKLARKAGYKPRAQGFFEVLGWKQKQAESGHRTVGLNGLTLVKRERFDGLSEAEICEWIEHERLSYKEVVGRLPQDLGMTPAIMAALLPSLSDRDLRLMTPTLEELGLLAEPTVRTRWEKAIQTATDQRALNIAKNVRSDVLRQKLEEASDNAARKAVEEATAETDVRVMFLIDKSGSMEGAIENSKEALARILAGFPMEKLHIAAFDTTGTVLKPKASNRTAVQHMLAGLKASGGTAHAAGVLALHRSGVKVPEGAKLVVIVVGDEAGEAGDQFARVFRDCGYSVAALALLVSVAGARGSTVRTCSSQLRVPFSEVNVDQFSDPYQVPRVLKALMDAPTLPGASQSGWVERVMRTPLLKVA; this is encoded by the coding sequence ATGTCGACGCCCCAGAACACCACCCTGATTCCCGAGACGCAGCGAGGCCCCGCGGAGCGACTGCTGGACCTGGTGCTCAGCGGCTCCGCGCATCTGTGGCACAACCGGCCGGGCCTGGATGTGAATGGCACCTGGGTCGCCGCCGCCTACGCCACGCCGGCGCAGCGCACGGTCGGCAAGCCGGTGAAGCCCGGCCTCTTCGTGCCCGCGGCCGTGAAGCTCTACCGGCAGCTCCTGGACATCTACCAGCTCAACTCGGTGCTGATGGCGCACTTCGCGTCGTACGCGCTGACGCAGACGGACTGGCGTGACCTGAAGGTGGCCACGTGCGCCCTGATGCTGGTGCAGAGCCACGCCGGCCTGCCCGTGAAGGGTGACGGCGGCGAGGTCGCGTTCCACGACGACGACTGGCGCGCCATCGGCGAGGCCATGGTGCTGCACTACGAGCGCAAGTCCACGCGCATGCTCACGCCCAAGGCGGTGCTGCGCGTCGCGGAGCTGCTCGAGCAGCCGGAGATTGCTCGCCTCAACCGCGAGGCGGGCTTCGGTGACCCGGCGTCGCGCAAGCCGCCCCTGGGCCGCTGGAAGCGCGTGGCGGCCCGCTGGCTCGCGGCGCGTGAGGCCAACGTGTCGATGCTCCAGGGCCTCGTGAAGGCGGGCTACAAGGAGACGCTGAAGAAGCTGGCTCGCAAGGCGGGGTACAAGCCGCGCGCGCAGGGCTTCTTCGAGGTGCTCGGCTGGAAGCAGAAGCAGGCCGAGAGCGGGCACCGCACGGTGGGCCTCAACGGGCTGACGCTGGTCAAGCGCGAGCGCTTCGACGGGCTGTCGGAGGCGGAGATCTGCGAGTGGATCGAGCACGAGCGGCTCTCCTACAAGGAGGTCGTGGGACGACTGCCTCAGGACCTGGGGATGACTCCGGCCATCATGGCGGCGCTCCTGCCCTCGCTGTCGGACCGCGACTTGCGGCTGATGACGCCCACGCTCGAGGAGCTGGGCCTGCTGGCGGAGCCCACGGTCCGCACGCGCTGGGAGAAGGCCATCCAGACGGCGACGGACCAGCGGGCGTTGAACATCGCGAAGAACGTGCGCAGCGACGTGCTGCGCCAGAAGCTCGAGGAGGCCAGCGACAACGCCGCCCGCAAGGCGGTGGAGGAGGCGACGGCGGAGACCGACGTGCGAGTGATGTTCCTCATCGACAAGTCGGGCTCCATGGAGGGGGCCATCGAGAACTCGAAGGAGGCGCTCGCGCGCATCCTCGCGGGCTTCCCGATGGAGAAGCTGCACATCGCGGCGTTCGACACGACGGGCACCGTCCTCAAGCCCAAGGCGTCCAACCGCACGGCGGTCCAGCACATGCTCGCGGGGCTGAAGGCGTCGGGAGGCACGGCGCATGCGGCCGGCGTGCTCGCGCTGCACCGCAGCGGCGTGAAGGTGCCGGAGGGGGCGAAGCTGGTGGTCATCGTGGTGGGCGACGAGGCGGGTGAGGCGGGTGACCAGTTCGCCCGTGTCTTCCGTGACTGCGGCTACTCGGTGGCGGCGCTGGCGTTGCTGGTGAGTGTCGCGGGGGCCCGTGGAAGCACGGTCCGCACGTGCTCGAGCCAGCTGCGCGTGCCCTTCAGCGAGGTCAACGTGGACCAGTTCTCGGACCCCTACCAGGTCCCTCGGGTGCTCAAGGCGCTGATGGATGCGCCGACGCTTCCCGGCGCCAGCCAGTCCGGCTGGGTGGAGCGGGTGATGCGCACGCCGCTGCTGAAGGTGGCGTGA